GGCGTTCGAGGATGCGCTGCGGACCATCACCATCGACGCGGCCCGCGTGATCGGGCTGGGCGACCGCGTGGGATCGCTGGAGCGCGGCAAGGACGGCGACGTGGCCGTGTTCGACGGCGACCCGTTCGAGTACACCTCGCACGTGTGCGCCGTCGTCATCGAGGGACAGGTGGTCAGCGAGACCTGCCGGTAACTGCGGGTCTCACGCGGAGGCGCGGAGGTCGCGGAGGAAAGGCCAAGGAACTTCGCCCGCGGCCGTGCCCTCTGCGTCCGGATCGTGATCATCGCCCCGCACTGGCTGCGTGCCGGGGCGGGGCGATTCGCGTTCAGGCGCAGGACGCTTCGACCGTCAGCGAAACCGGTTCGGTGGTGATCGTCGCGTCCCCCAACTCCACGGCCGCGGCCGCGGAGAGCAGGTTGGGCTGCAGTGCCGGCCGGGCGAGGAAGTAGCCCTGTCCCGCCTGCACGCCCAGGCTTCGCAGCGTCGCGAACTCGTCGCGGGTTTCGATCCCCTCGGCGATGACGACGCTGGACAGGGCGGTTCCCATCACCACCAACGCCGAGACCGCCGCCCGCACCCCTCGCCGGCTGTCGACGTCCTGCACCAGCGAGCGGTCGATCTTCAGGTACTCGGGCTCCACCTCCGCCACGATCCGCAGGTCCGAGTGGCCGGAGCCCACGTCGTCGATGGCCAGCGCGAAGCCGGCGGCGCGCCAGGCGCGAATGCCCGCGCGCAACCGTCCCCAGTCGCTCACGCCGTGCCCCTCGGTGATCTCCACCACGATGGACGACGGGCGCATCCCCGCGCCGGCCGCCGCGACCTCCATGAAGTCGACGTTTTCGCGGCGGCAGATTTCGTCCACGCACAGGTTCAGGAACAGCTTTCCACGCGATTCGCCACACACGGCCGAGGCGCGGTTGATGGCCACGGCGCAGCACAGGCGCTCCAGCGACGACGTTCGCCCCTG
The sequence above is a segment of the Longimicrobium sp. genome. Coding sequences within it:
- a CDS encoding EAL domain-containing protein, which translates into the protein MTLDHVIETRAVRTSFQSIFGLADGAVLGCEALSRGVEGGEFALADRLFGEARKQGRTSSLERLCCAVAINRASAVCGESRGKLFLNLCVDEICRRENVDFMEVAAAGAGMRPSSIVVEITEGHGVSDWGRLRAGIRAWRAAGFALAIDDVGSGHSDLRIVAEVEPEYLKIDRSLVQDVDSRRGVRAAVSALVVMGTALSSVVIAEGIETRDEFATLRSLGVQAGQGYFLARPALQPNLLSAAAAVELGDATITTEPVSLTVEASCA
- a CDS encoding amidohydrolase family protein encodes the protein MVRLTGETQSATLETARRLREAGITVALQSGYEGYVPKTRVVLFEAAIAAANGMAFEDALRTITIDAARVIGLGDRVGSLERGKDGDVAVFDGDPFEYTSHVCAVVIEGQVVSETCR